One Setaria italica strain Yugu1 chromosome I, Setaria_italica_v2.0, whole genome shotgun sequence DNA window includes the following coding sequences:
- the LOC101760439 gene encoding WRKY transcription factor WRKY51 yields the protein MITIDDLMSCSSGGGGAPVVPSDDGQVATTSWQQMMAVGDHQLTVSRIRAAVSMLGRRTGHARFRRGPVAVADGHPPSSSDHHQQQPSGSSALGFVKKGCDEAAPSASASGGSSSLPSTTTPTSLTAGGEGSVSNGRVQGRFPLMSGSATGKAVSMQQQPAASDYYPSGGAALRSKSHGGRARSENDAGGKAAHAGLCHCSKKRKSRVRRMVRVPAISSRNADIPPDDYSWRKYGQKPIKGSPYPRGYYKCSTVRGCPARKHVERDPGEPAMLIVTYEGDHRHDGQQDRGASAAAAATQPEHTATST from the exons ATGATCACCATCGACGATCTGATGAgctgcagcagcggcggcggtggggctccGGTGGTTCCTAGCGACGACGGGCAGGTGGCGACGACGTCGTGGCAGCAAATGATGGCGGTGGGCGACCACCAACTGACGGTGTCCAGGATCCGGGCGGCGGTGTCCATGCTCGGCCGCCGCACGGGCCACGCGCGCTTCCGCCGCGGCCCCGTCGCCGTGGCGGACGGccacccgccgtcgtcgtcggaccaccaccagcagcagccgtcGGGGAGCTCGGCGCTGGGCTTCGTCAAGAAGGGGTGCGATGAGGCGGCGCCAAGCGCGTCGGCCTCGGGGGGCAGCTCGTCGCTCccctcgacgacgacgccgacgagccTTACCGCCGGTGGCGAAGGGAGCGTGTCCAACGGCCGCGTGCAGGGCCGCTTTCCTCTGATGAGCGGCAGCGCCACCGGCAAAGCGGTATCgatgcagcagcagcctgcCGCCTCCGATTATTacccctccggcggcgccgcgctgaGAAGCAAGTCccacggcggccgcgcgcgctccGAGAACGACGCCGGCGGCAAGGCGGCGCACGCCGGCCTCTGCCACTGCTCCAAGAAACG GAAGTCGCGCGTGAGGCGGATGGTCCGCGTGCCGGCGATCAGCTCCCGGAACGCCGACATCCCGCCGGACGACTACTCCTGGCGCAAGTACGGCCAGAAGCCCATCAAGGGCTCGCCGTACCCACG CGGGTACTACAAGTGCAGCACGGTGCGCGGGTGCCCGGCGCGGAAGCACGTGGAGCGCGACCCCGGCGAGCCGGCGATGCTCATCGTCACCTACGAGGGCGACCACCGCCACGACGGCCAGCAGGACCGgggggcctccgccgccgctgccgccacgcagCCTGAGCACACGGCGACGTCCACTTGA